The DNA region ACAGTTCCCTGCCGTTTCTTTTTTTTGTCTTAAGCAACAACACCACAGCCTTGACCATCTGGGCTAAGAACCAACTGGTAACGGCGGATAAAAAAATGGGACTTTCGACAAAAAACTCAATCGAGTCGGTCCGTACTGACATTGCCAAAGACATTATTGATTAACAATTCCCTAGGAAAGGGAATTTGTCAATATGGTAATGCAGTAATGCCAGAGTCTATTTAACGAATAGTGGCTCATTCTCCGGGAGGGACGGGGATGCAAGCACCAACATGTTGAGTCCGCCTCCGTCAGCCCCGCTTTGCGGGTCTGCTACCTCCCTCGCGCAAGCGAGTTTTTGGGAATTCCATAGACGCCCCCAGGAACATCCCCGCCCCTCCCGGAGGCTTGGGTCAATATAGAAAACAGGTATTGCGTTTTGTTTGTTTAGGGGCTTGCCTCTATCCCTGTATACCTAACATAAAGGGCTGCTATTTCAACGGTAAGGAATACCTGGGAATTGCTGATGGCTCTGGTTTTTATGTTCCTGGGGGGGTATATTTTCTTATGCTTCCTTTTCTGACCCTGACAGCTGCTGCTGACGATGATGATCGCCGGCTGGACCGTATTTTGCGTAAGGCCCTGCCGGATATGCCCCTCTCGGCGGTCCACCGGCTTTTACGCAAGGGGCGGGTTCTGGTAAACGGCACCCCAGGGAAGGCCGCTGACCGGATACGGGCCGGCTCGGTGATACAGATACGGGACGAAAAAGCAAACGCCAACCCTCAGGCACCGGGCAGGGAGACGAAAAGCGGGGAATCATTGCCGGACCTGGACATACTCTGGGAAGGGCCGGAGTTCCTGGCCCTGAATAAGCCCGCAGGCTTGGCAGCCCACGGCCCGGAAAGCCTGGAAACCCGGGTACAGGTTTACCTGGCGGATAAACTCCCCCCATCCCTTTCCTTTAAACCCGGGCCCCTCCACCGGCTGGACAAGCCCACCAGCGGGATCATCCTTTTCTCAAAAAGCCTGGAAGGCGCCCGGTATTTCAGTGGTTTGTTTCAGGAACGGAACATACGGAAGCAATACCTTGCCCTATTGGAGGGGGTTCTGGAAAGGGACGAAACCTGGGAGGATGTCCTGATCAGAGACCGGGAAAGCCGGAAAAGCTTCACCGCCCCAGAAGCCGCCGGGAACGCCGGCCCCGAAACAGGGCGTATTGCCCGGACCCGGTCCTTTCCCCTGGCTGCAAAGGGTGGTTATACCCTGGTTATACTGGAATTGGACACCGGCAGGACCCACCAGATCCGCGCCCAGGCCGCTGCCCGGGGCCACCCCCTGGCTGGGGACCGCAAATACGGCGGTAGGCCAGAGCAAGTCGGGCTTCTGCTCCACGCCTGGAAGCTGGAATTGCCGGAAGAGGCTGAGCCCCTGGCTGGGCAGAAAGCCTTACCGGAAATGCCCCATCATCTGGAGGCGCCGCTGCCGGAAAATTTCAGACGGCGCATACGGGAGCTGTTCGGAGAAGGGGTGCTTGACAGTATAGGCTGCAATACTAAAAAATGAGCGCAAAAGAACGAGGAGAAGCTATATGAACGTAAAAAACAAGGCAAGGCGGACGGTAAGTTCCCTGCTGGCGGTACTGCTGGTATTTTTGGCAGGCTGCGCAAGTACTGGAGGCGGAGGCGGCAGTTCCACGGTGGATATTGCCATTTTTGCAAGTTCGGATATCCATAATTACTATTTGGATTATGACTACTTTACCGATTTGCCCACGGAACAAAACGGGCTGGTCCGGCTTGCGTCGGCCATGATTGAGGAGCGGAAAACCAATCCCAATGTGCTCTATTTTGATAACGGCGACTTTATCCAGGGGAACCCCTTTGGGGAATACCTGTCAAAGAACCCACCCCAAAAGGGGGCCATCAGCCCCATCATGACCCTGCTCAACGCGCTGAAAACCGACGCTATGACCACGGGGAACCATGAATTTAACTTCGGCCTGCCCTACCTGGATACGGTTATCAAGGGGGCCAAGTTCCCCGTGGTATGCGCCAATGTGGTAAAGGCCGGTACCGAGGAGCCCTATTTCCGCCCCTATGCCATCCTGAACCGGACTTTCCTGGATACGGCGGGTAAACGCCAGCGTATCAAGATAGGGGTCCTGGGACTCACTCCCCCCCAGATTATAACCTGGGACGGTTCCCTGCTCCAGGGCAAGGTAGAAACCCGGGACGGCTATGAAACGGCGAAACGGTATATACCGGAAATCAAGGCAGCCGGGGCGGATATCATCGTAGTTTTGGCCCATTCGGGGCTGGTGGACTTTCCCCATAAGGGGGGCGAAGAAAACTTCGGCTACTATATCAGTGAAATTCCCGGGGTGGATGTGCTTATCACCGGCCACGTGCACCAGAAATTCCCCAGTTCAGCCTATACCAGCCTTGCGGGGGCGGATATTGAAAAGGGGACGGTTAACGGTATCCCCACGGTCATGCCCGGCAGTTTTGCCGACACCCTGGGGCTTGTCAACCTGCGCCTTACCCGGCAGGACGGTACCTGGAAGCGGGAAGACGGGGGTTCCCGGCTGCTGCCCCTCTACGATGCGGCGGCTAAAAAGAGCAATTACCCTGCGGACAGCGGTTTAAGCAGCCTTTTGGCGAAGGAACATGAGGCGGTCCTGGCCTACATACGGTCCCCGGTGGGTTCCGAAGAGGGAGGCGCCACCGCCGGCGGCAGCCTTACCGCCCCCTTAAACAGTTTCTTCTCCGTGGTGCGGGATGATTATACGGTACAGATCATCAATGAGGCCCAAATCTACTATGCCCGTGAGGTGTTGGCGGGAACTGAATACGCTGCCCTGCCCATCCTTTCCGCAGCGGCTCCCTTCAAGGCCGGCGGCAGGCAGGGGCCCAAGTACTATACCAATATACCCGCCGGCCCCCTGGCGATTAAAAACATTGCCGACCTCTACGTGTATTCAAATACCGTGGTCATCCTGAAACTAAACGGCGCGGAGGTCAAGGAATGGCTGGAAATGAGCGCAGGCCAGTTCAATCAGGTCAATCCCCGTTCTCAGGAAGCCCAATACCTTATCAATGACGACTTCCCCACCTACCTCTTCGATGTTATCGACGGCGTCAGCTACAAAATCGATATCACCCAGCCGGCCCGGTACAACCCCAACGGCAGTATGCGGGATCAGGCTTCAGAACGGATCAAAGATCTCCGTTTCCAGGATAAACCCATCGACCCAGCCCAGGAATTTGCGGTGGTTTCCAATAACTATCGGTCCTACGGGGGCGGCAACTTCCCCAACGTCGGCCCTGCAAAGATCATCCTCGCTTCACCGGATGAAAGCCGCCAGGTTATCCTGAAATATATGGAGCTTAAACAGGAAATAGTCCCCCAATGGGACGACAACTGGTCCCTGGCCCTGCCCTCGGGCTCAGGTCCCCTGCTTTTCCTCAGTTCCCCCCAGGCCCAGGATTTCCTGCTTCCGGGTATTAGCTACGAAGGAACTAACGAAGCGGGTTACGGGATTTACCGGATACAGCCCTAAGCGCTACCCGGATTTCCCGGAAATGCCGCAAGTCGGAGCTGACAGAGCTCCGACTTGCGGCACCCATCCGTCTTGACAGGAAACTTAAATCCCCCTGATGATTAAAGGTAGGGAGACTAAAATGAGTACACTTGATATATACCGGAAACGATGGGAAGGGGTAAGGAAAACAATGCAGGAGCAAGGGATTAGTTCCTTGCTCCTAGGTCCGGGTTCTGATTTATATTACCTTACTGGCTTTTTCGGGCATATCTCTGAACGGCTGACCTGTTTTATCCTGACCCATGATGATGCTTTTTTTCTCTACCCTGGTTTTGAAAAGAACCGTATCAATCCGGAACTGGCGGATCTGGCGGAATGCCGGGCCCATACCGATGGGGATGATCCCCATGGAATCCTTGTTTCTTTTATAAAGGAAAAAGCCGGAACCGCCGCAATAGATAACCGTATGTGGGCGGAAACCCTCATCAAGATACAGGAACGGCTCCCCTCATATCGCTGGGATCTTGCATCCCGGATTATCTCCCCCATGCGAATGTGCAAAGATGAGGAAGAGTACCGCTGCCTCAAGGAGGCCCAACTCAAGGCCGGCAGGGCATTGGGGGAACTCTACAAATGGGGCCTTGAGGGGCGTACCGAAAAGGAAGCGGCGGTAAAACTTACCGAATTCTGCACCCGGGAGGGGCTTAAAAAGGCATCCTGGGGTCCAATAGTGGCTTCAGGCCCCAGCGGAGAAAGCCCCCACCATTCTACCGGGGACCGGATCATCAAGAAAGGAGATCCGGTGATTATCGACTTCGGGGGGGTATACCTGGGCTACCAGGCGGATATGACCCGGACCCCGGTAATCGGCAAGGCTGACGGGAAATTTAAAGAAGTGTATGAAACCGTGCTTAGGGCAAACCAAGCCGCTTTTCAAGCAGCCAAGCCCGAAGCGCCCTGTGAAACGGTGGATGCTGCCGCCCGGGGAGTGATAGACCAGGCGGGGTATGGGGAATTTTTTACCCACCGTTTGGGGCATGGCCTGGGGTTGGATATTCACGAAGACCCCTATATGGTACGGGGCAATACCCTACCCATAAAAGCGGGGATGAGCTTTTCCGATGAACCGGGGATATACCTGCCGGGAAAATTCGGCGTTAGGATAGAGGATATCCTTTTTATAGGGCAGAACGGGGCGGAACGGCTGACAGAATTCCCCCTTACTTTTATGGAATTATAATGAGCCAAGAGGGGACCGGGATAAACCTGAAAGCTTAAATCCCCGCGGCCCTTGTAAGAACGCGCTCCTGCCCCCTATAATAAGCTCATGATCCTTGATTTTCTGTTCCTGCCCCTACGGAGAATCCGCATCTTCGCCCTCATTGGAGAAAGCGGGACCGGAAAGAGTTTCCGGGCCAAGCTTGTGGCAGAAAAATACGGGATCGAGTATATCATCGACGACGGGCTCCTGATCCGGGATAACCGTATCCTGGCAGGTCATTCAGCCAAAAAGGAAAAGACCTTTATGGCCGCAGTAAAGGTGGCCCTTTTTGACGAGAAGGGGCAGCGGGACGAGGTGGCCAGGAAGCTCCAGACTGAAAAAACCAAGAAGATACTTATTCTGGGAACCTCTGAAAAAATGGTAAATAAGATCGCCACCCGGCTCCAATTGCCCGCTATCAGCAAGATCATCAAGATTGAGGATATCGCCACCCAGGAAGAAATTGAACGGGCCATACGGACCCGAAAGATCGAAGGAAAACATGTAATTCCCGTGCCCTCCATTGAGGTAAAGCGGAACTACCCCAATATTTTTTACGATGCCATCAGGATATTCAAACACCGGAAGGGCGGCGCCCCGGGTACGGGGGTGCATGAAAAATCGGTGGTACGGCCTGAGTATTCAAAACGGGGAAAAGTGATCATCTCCGAGACGGCCCTGAGCCAGATGGTAATCCACTGCGTGGATGAGTATAATCAGAACATCAGAATTAAAAAAATAGTAGTGAAAGATGACGAAGCAGGATACCGGCTGGTAATTACCATTGATGTGCCCTATGGGACCCAGTTAGGGGGAAATATTCATGAGCTGCAGCAATATATTATTGATAACATTGAGCGGTATACGGGGATTTTGATTGAAGAGGTTAACATCATTATTGATAAATTTATCCAGAGCGGCGGGGCTTAGAGAATGGGAGGATTTGATGAAAAAAAGTATTGCTGCGGCATTGGTGCTTTTTGGACTAACAGGGATACTGTCGGCCCAGGATTTTGATTATGCTTGGGACGACCTTGACTATGACTGGGACACGGA from Treponema primitia ZAS-2 includes:
- a CDS encoding M24 family metallopeptidase, whose translation is MSTLDIYRKRWEGVRKTMQEQGISSLLLGPGSDLYYLTGFFGHISERLTCFILTHDDAFFLYPGFEKNRINPELADLAECRAHTDGDDPHGILVSFIKEKAGTAAIDNRMWAETLIKIQERLPSYRWDLASRIISPMRMCKDEEEYRCLKEAQLKAGRALGELYKWGLEGRTEKEAAVKLTEFCTREGLKKASWGPIVASGPSGESPHHSTGDRIIKKGDPVIIDFGGVYLGYQADMTRTPVIGKADGKFKEVYETVLRANQAAFQAAKPEAPCETVDAAARGVIDQAGYGEFFTHRLGHGLGLDIHEDPYMVRGNTLPIKAGMSFSDEPGIYLPGKFGVRIEDILFIGQNGAERLTEFPLTFMEL
- a CDS encoding bifunctional 2',3'-cyclic-nucleotide 2'-phosphodiesterase/3'-nucleotidase, producing MNVKNKARRTVSSLLAVLLVFLAGCASTGGGGGSSTVDIAIFASSDIHNYYLDYDYFTDLPTEQNGLVRLASAMIEERKTNPNVLYFDNGDFIQGNPFGEYLSKNPPQKGAISPIMTLLNALKTDAMTTGNHEFNFGLPYLDTVIKGAKFPVVCANVVKAGTEEPYFRPYAILNRTFLDTAGKRQRIKIGVLGLTPPQIITWDGSLLQGKVETRDGYETAKRYIPEIKAAGADIIVVLAHSGLVDFPHKGGEENFGYYISEIPGVDVLITGHVHQKFPSSAYTSLAGADIEKGTVNGIPTVMPGSFADTLGLVNLRLTRQDGTWKREDGGSRLLPLYDAAAKKSNYPADSGLSSLLAKEHEAVLAYIRSPVGSEEGGATAGGSLTAPLNSFFSVVRDDYTVQIINEAQIYYAREVLAGTEYAALPILSAAAPFKAGGRQGPKYYTNIPAGPLAIKNIADLYVYSNTVVILKLNGAEVKEWLEMSAGQFNQVNPRSQEAQYLINDDFPTYLFDVIDGVSYKIDITQPARYNPNGSMRDQASERIKDLRFQDKPIDPAQEFAVVSNNYRSYGGGNFPNVGPAKIILASPDESRQVILKYMELKQEIVPQWDDNWSLALPSGSGPLLFLSSPQAQDFLLPGISYEGTNEAGYGIYRIQP
- a CDS encoding RluA family pseudouridine synthase, giving the protein MLPFLTLTAAADDDDRRLDRILRKALPDMPLSAVHRLLRKGRVLVNGTPGKAADRIRAGSVIQIRDEKANANPQAPGRETKSGESLPDLDILWEGPEFLALNKPAGLAAHGPESLETRVQVYLADKLPPSLSFKPGPLHRLDKPTSGIILFSKSLEGARYFSGLFQERNIRKQYLALLEGVLERDETWEDVLIRDRESRKSFTAPEAAGNAGPETGRIARTRSFPLAAKGGYTLVILELDTGRTHQIRAQAAARGHPLAGDRKYGGRPEQVGLLLHAWKLELPEEAEPLAGQKALPEMPHHLEAPLPENFRRRIRELFGEGVLDSIGCNTKK